A portion of the Melospiza melodia melodia isolate bMelMel2 unplaced genomic scaffold, bMelMel2.pri scaffold_61, whole genome shotgun sequence genome contains these proteins:
- the LOC134413932 gene encoding olfactory receptor 14J1-like, whose amino-acid sequence LTIMCYDRYVSICKPLHYGTLLGSRACAHMAAAAWASGFLYSLLHTANTFSLPLCHGNALGQFFCEIPQILKLSCSHSNLRELGLLAVGVCLSFGCFVFMVFSYVQIFRAVLRIPSEQGQHKAFSTCLPHLAVVSLFISTATFAYLKPPSISSPSLDVALSVLYSVVPPVLNPLIYSLRNKELKAAVW is encoded by the coding sequence ctgaccatcatgtgctacgaccgctacgtgtccatctgcaaacccctgcactatgggaccctcctgggcagcagagcttgtgcccacatggcagcagctgcctgggccagtggctttctctattcactgctgcacacggccaatacattttccctgcccctgtgccatggcaatgccctgggccagttcttctgtgaaatcccacagatcctcaagctctcctgctcacactcaaacctcagggaactgggacttcttgctgttggtgtctgtttaagttttggctgttttgtgttcatggttttctcctatgtgcagatcttcagggccgtgctgaggatcccatctgagcagggacagcacaaagccttttccacctgcctccctcacctggctgtggtctccctgttcatcagcacagccacatttgcctacctgaagcccccctccatctcctccccatccctggatgtggccctctcagttctgtactcagtggtgcctccagtcctgaaccctctcatctacagcctgaggaacaaggagctcaaggctgcagtgtgg